One window of the Flexibacter flexilis DSM 6793 genome contains the following:
- a CDS encoding sensor histidine kinase: MKHTFIPFIICFFLIINVLLSQAQTPFAENLNLKLRIAPSEIYDLMIGQPNGYLYIGTDEGLYRYDGQSVRKWEAPSRYAQSLSSLCQTSDGTVWCRNFSGNVFTLRADSLQVLPTPTHFGRLINMNTAGRQLFICYEKAILAYTHQTADTLLKLPANEVFTTFDTENKTQRIAGLTATGKLFFTENQRIKQVQTPFAQTDLQLTWWRGQPVGTHKGNLYTAPLVELLGRKMYGQIAANVRVFHSVQEAQNLWFCTNDGAICLPNENVPATQLLAGERVSDIVSNESGTRWLSTLDGKLFQVQSLSIAQSFADKRFCSILVDKNQLILGDLDGRLHRTDTAAAQLWSSGQTAKREIAFIQPMTGGRLLTSEGIWQAKTLQLQKLALMGRMATRTRGGDWLMALFTESCVVGANIFDAPQEPEKAALRVAMGTRKILPLRNGRAISCQTLAGKWAYAVGYDDGLWVFDRSGNGHELRTPDGQSITARCMAVCGSQLWVGSTKGLFQFEVLENNWPKFIQQFSENEYIMALAADAEGVFYINKKQQVIALNPHTAAKQCVFGVEDVLSLKIKNLALSPQFIWVVGTRGLFRISRRKPVAATTARLLVSLQDSSPIAEGAAIDFEYEQIALSEAQIEAISVRTDEQPQWQSLAKSGGKWQLIAQTAGTHWAEFRLSSPFYAAQTQRLTWTVSAKPFTISLKIVLWAVAVLAVGLVFIYFRIKRIKQQQANELALIESQLTAVSAQMNPHFIFNILQSIQGMIMDGDKRTAVQLLGEYAKFTRKILDFSDKKWISIKDEITHLETYIKLENSRLDNSIRWEIRTDSQLNLQKNIPTQLIHPLIENAIKHGLAHQTGERRLLIDFVLDTADNSLQIEVTDSGIGREAAAQKRKSGHVSFSTNALSKRINLYNLLLQTNITFGYTDLLANGLPLGTKAFIHIKYTSYAKNITD; this comes from the coding sequence TGTATTATTGAGTCAAGCGCAAACGCCTTTTGCCGAAAATTTAAACCTGAAATTGCGGATTGCTCCATCAGAAATTTATGATTTGATGATAGGCCAACCCAACGGCTATTTGTACATTGGCACAGACGAAGGGCTGTACCGCTACGACGGCCAAAGCGTGCGAAAATGGGAAGCTCCCAGCCGCTACGCGCAAAGTTTGTCGAGCCTGTGCCAGACCTCCGACGGAACGGTTTGGTGTCGAAACTTTTCGGGTAACGTGTTTACGTTGCGTGCCGACTCGCTGCAAGTGCTGCCAACTCCCACGCATTTTGGCCGCCTTATCAACATGAACACGGCAGGCCGCCAGCTTTTTATTTGTTACGAAAAAGCAATACTTGCTTACACGCACCAAACCGCCGACACTTTGCTCAAACTGCCCGCCAACGAGGTTTTTACAACTTTTGATACAGAAAATAAAACGCAACGAATCGCGGGGCTGACGGCCACAGGCAAATTATTTTTTACTGAAAACCAAAGAATTAAGCAAGTTCAAACGCCTTTTGCGCAAACGGATTTGCAGCTTACGTGGTGGCGCGGCCAGCCTGTTGGCACGCACAAAGGCAATTTGTACACGGCTCCGTTAGTGGAACTTTTGGGTAGAAAAATGTATGGGCAAATAGCGGCGAACGTGCGCGTTTTTCATAGCGTGCAGGAAGCCCAAAACCTGTGGTTTTGTACCAACGATGGGGCTATTTGTTTGCCCAACGAAAATGTCCCCGCAACGCAACTGCTTGCAGGCGAGCGCGTAAGCGACATTGTAAGCAACGAAAGTGGTACGCGTTGGCTCTCGACGCTGGACGGAAAATTGTTTCAGGTGCAAAGTTTGAGCATAGCGCAAAGTTTTGCCGACAAGCGTTTTTGCTCCATTTTGGTAGATAAAAATCAACTCATTTTGGGCGATTTGGACGGGCGTTTGCATCGCACGGACACCGCCGCCGCGCAGTTGTGGAGTTCTGGACAAACCGCCAAACGCGAAATTGCTTTCATTCAGCCCATGACGGGCGGCAGGTTGCTGACCAGCGAAGGAATTTGGCAAGCCAAAACACTGCAACTGCAAAAACTGGCTTTGATGGGGCGAATGGCCACCCGCACGCGCGGCGGAGATTGGCTAATGGCTTTGTTTACAGAAAGTTGTGTAGTAGGGGCCAATATTTTTGATGCGCCTCAAGAACCCGAAAAAGCCGCTTTGCGCGTGGCGATGGGAACGCGTAAAATCTTGCCTTTGCGCAATGGCCGCGCGATTAGTTGCCAAACTTTGGCGGGAAAATGGGCGTATGCCGTCGGTTATGACGATGGACTTTGGGTTTTTGACCGAAGCGGCAACGGCCACGAGTTGCGCACGCCTGACGGCCAAAGCATTACGGCGCGTTGTATGGCCGTGTGTGGTTCGCAACTTTGGGTAGGCAGTACGAAAGGTTTATTTCAGTTTGAAGTTTTGGAAAATAATTGGCCGAAATTTATTCAGCAATTTTCTGAAAATGAATATATTATGGCATTGGCAGCCGACGCAGAAGGTGTTTTTTATATCAACAAAAAGCAGCAAGTAATCGCGTTAAACCCGCACACGGCGGCCAAACAATGCGTTTTTGGGGTGGAAGATGTTTTGTCTCTAAAAATAAAAAACTTGGCACTTTCTCCGCAATTTATTTGGGTGGTCGGTACGCGCGGTTTGTTCAGAATCAGCCGCCGAAAGCCTGTTGCCGCCACTACGGCGCGTTTGTTGGTGAGTTTGCAGGACAGTAGCCCAATTGCCGAAGGTGCGGCCATTGATTTTGAATACGAACAAATCGCATTGAGTGAAGCGCAAATCGAGGCTATTAGTGTGCGCACCGACGAGCAACCGCAATGGCAAAGTTTGGCGAAAAGTGGCGGAAAATGGCAACTAATAGCCCAAACCGCAGGTACGCATTGGGCCGAATTTCGGTTAAGTTCGCCGTTTTATGCCGCCCAAACCCAACGCCTGACTTGGACGGTGTCGGCCAAGCCGTTTACCATAAGTTTAAAAATAGTGCTGTGGGCAGTGGCAGTGTTAGCGGTTGGTTTGGTGTTCATTTATTTTAGAATAAAAAGAATAAAACAACAGCAAGCCAATGAGTTAGCTTTGATAGAGTCGCAACTGACGGCGGTGAGTGCGCAGATGAATCCGCATTTTATTTTTAATATTCTCCAATCCATTCAGGGCATGATTATGGACGGCGACAAGCGAACCGCCGTGCAGCTTTTGGGCGAATACGCCAAGTTTACGCGCAAAATTTTAGATTTTTCGGACAAAAAATGGATTAGTATTAAAGACGAAATTACGCATCTGGAAACCTATATTAAACTTGAAAATTCGCGCCTCGACAACTCCATTCGCTGGGAAATCAGGACGGACAGCCAACTGAATTTGCAAAAAAATATTCCCACACAACTCATTCATCCGCTGATAGAAAATGCCATCAAACACGGATTGGCGCACCAGACGGGAGAGCGGCGTTTGTTGATAGATTTTGTGTTGGATACCGCCGACAATAGCCTTCAAATTGAGGTAACGGACAGCGGAATAGGCCGAGAGGCCGCCGCCCAAAAGCGCAAAAGCGGACACGTTTCTTTTTCTACCAATGCCTTGTCCAAACGAATAAATCTTTACAACTTGCTGCTACAAACCAACATTACTTTTGGCTATACTGATTTGCTGGCCAATGGTTTACCTTTAGGAACAAAAGCATTCATTCACATCAAATACACATCTTATGCTAAAAATATTACTGATTGA
- a CDS encoding LytR/AlgR family response regulator transcription factor — protein sequence MLKILLIDDEPNVMKAVAGLLREFHPEHTIVAQCHTVPEAVIAIKQHHPHLVISDIEMPQYPGFELFQFFLPEEVNFSTVFLTGYSEYSLKAFEVGAIDYLLKPLQPDELARALKRAEKRFLGDTQQQNGKLYKQLTEENLMFSQWDKISLPMSEGIRLIKIDEIVVITADRSYSVINMISGEKILISKSLSYFDKLEQKPNFLRVHRSYTVNLQYVRTYSKTGNGVLELSTGERVPIGSEKKAQVETMLGI from the coding sequence ATGCTAAAAATATTACTGATTGACGACGAGCCAAACGTAATGAAAGCGGTGGCGGGGTTGTTGCGCGAGTTTCACCCAGAGCATACCATCGTGGCGCAATGCCACACCGTACCAGAGGCCGTTATTGCCATTAAGCAACACCATCCGCACTTGGTAATCAGTGATATAGAAATGCCGCAATACCCTGGTTTTGAATTGTTCCAGTTCTTTTTGCCCGAAGAAGTGAATTTCAGTACGGTGTTCCTGACGGGTTACAGTGAGTATTCGCTTAAGGCTTTTGAGGTTGGCGCGATTGATTATTTGCTCAAACCGCTTCAGCCCGACGAGTTGGCCAGAGCTTTGAAGCGAGCCGAAAAACGATTTTTGGGCGATACGCAGCAACAAAACGGAAAACTGTACAAGCAACTCACGGAGGAAAATCTGATGTTTTCGCAGTGGGATAAAATCAGTTTGCCGATGAGCGAAGGCATACGCCTTATCAAAATAGATGAAATTGTGGTGATTACCGCCGACCGCAGCTATTCGGTGATAAACATGATTTCGGGAGAAAAAATATTGATTTCCAAGAGTTTAAGTTATTTTGATAAGCTCGAACAAAAGCCTAATTTTTTGCGCGTGCATCGTTCGTACACCGTCAATCTGCAATACGTGCGTACTTACTCCAAGACAGGCAATGGCGTTTTGGAATTGAGCACAGGCGAGCGCGTGCCGATTGGCAGCGAGAAAAAAGCCCAAGTAGAAACAATGTTAGGGATTTGA